The following are from one region of the Schistocerca cancellata isolate TAMUIC-IGC-003103 chromosome 11, iqSchCanc2.1, whole genome shotgun sequence genome:
- the LOC126108983 gene encoding zinc finger protein 708-like — MLGNLKKHSLIHIGNKPHKCEICGKSFARADHHKTHTLFHTGNKSHKCEICGKSFTILGNLNKHLLIHTGEKTHKCEICGKSFAASSCLKNHNLIHTGKKPHKCEICGKSFTMSSHLKKHVLIHTGKKPNICEICGKTFTMLGDLNKHVLIHTGKKPHKCEICGKSFTVLGNLNKHVLIHTGNKPYKCEICGKSFARADHRKTHTLFHTGNEPHKCGICGKSFTILGNLNKHLLIHTGKKPHKCEICGRAFTMLGNLKKHTLIHTRKKPHKCEICGESFATSDDLKTHAFQHTGSGPHKCGICDKSFTYLDTLKTHALLHIRKKT, encoded by the coding sequence ATGTTAGGTAATCTCAAGAAACATTCATTAATTCACATTGGAaataaacctcacaaatgtgagatttgtgggaaatcttttgctaggGCAGATCATCACAAgacacacacattatttcacacTGGAAATAaatctcacaaatgtgagatttgtgggaaatcttttactaTATTAGGCAATCTTAACAAACATTTATTAATTCACACTGGAGAGAaaactcacaaatgtgagatttgtgggaaatcttttgctgcGTCAAGCTGTCTCAAGAATCACaatttaattcacactggaaagaaacctcacaaatgtgagatttgtgggaaatctttcacTATGTCAAGCCATCTCAAGAAACATGTATTAATTCACACGGGAAAGAAACCCAACATCTGCGAGATTTGTGGGAAAACTTTTACTATGTTAGGGGATCTCAACAAACAtgtattaattcacactggaaagaaacctcacaaatgtgagatttgtgggaaatcttttactgTATTAGGCAATCTTAACAAACAtgtattaattcacactggaaataaaccttacaaatgtgagatttgtggtaaATCTTTTGCTAGGGCAGATCATCGCAAgacacacacattatttcacacTGGAAATGAACCTCACAAATGTgggatttgtgggaaatcttttactaTATTAGGCAATCTTAACAAACAtttattaattcacactggaaagaaacctcacaaatgtgagatttgtgggagaGCTTTTACTATGTTAGGTAATCTCAAGAAACATACATTAATTCACACtcgaaagaaacctcacaaatgtgagatctgTGGGGAATCTTTTGCTACATCAGATGATCTCAAGACACACGCATTTCAACACACTGGAAGTGGGCCTCACAAATGTGGTATCTGTGACAAAAGTTTCACTTACTTGGATACTCTCAAGACACATGCATTACTTCACATCAGAAAGAAAACGTAA